Below is a window of Candidatus Bathyarchaeia archaeon DNA.
CTGGTCCAATTCCACTCTCGACAAGCTTCACCGTCTCACCCGGCAACCCACTTGTGAACAAACCCGTGACTTTCACAAGCACAACAACTGGCGGAACTTCTCCTTACACCATTAGCTGGAGCTTCGGAGATGGCTCAACGGGAACGGGAGCTTCAACAGCTCACACCTATTCCACTGTTCAATCTTTCACTGTAACTGAAACAGTTACCGATTCCTCTTCCCCATCGCAAACCGCCACAAGCTCAAAGACGGTAACGGTCTCGACGCCACCCGCACCCTCAACTAGCTTTGCATACCAACCAACAAGCCCGACTGTAAACTCCCCCGTGACATTTACAGCTACAACGACCGGAGGAACTGCCCCATACTCGGTAAACTGGAACTTCGGCGACGGAGGAACTGGCACTGGAGCTTCCATTGTTCACACATTTACCAGCGCCCAAGCATTCACCGTGACCGAGACCGCTACTGACTCATCCACACCATCCCAGACGGCCACCAGCTCCAAGACTGTGACCGTAACACCACCCCCACCGTTGTCGACCAGATTTACATTCCTCCCCTCAACTCCTCTTGTCAACACACCAGTCACCTTTACCGCCGTAACAACAAGCGGCACGTCACCGTACACGATCAGCTGGACCTTCGGGGACGGATCAACAGGCACCGGAAGCACAGTAATCCATGCATTCACTACCGCCCAAACGTTCACAGTAGCAGAAACCACAACTGACTCGTCATCTCCCGCGCAAACCGCCACAAGCTCACAATCTGTAACTGTCTACACAACCCTCCCACTCTCTGCTACCGTCAGAGCCTCTCTCTCCTCTCCACAAGTAGGCCAACCGGTAATCTTCACCGCGTCGGCAATAGGAGGAGTCGCGCCCTACAGCTACTCGTTCTCGTTCGGCGATGGTGCCACCGGAACAGGAAGGTCCCCAAGCCACGCATATTCAGCCGCAGGATCTTACGCAGTCACGCTGACAATTACGGACTCCGCCTCACCCCAAGCGAACAGCTTGGCAACAACAACCGTCAACGTACAAGCTCCGAGCCCCCTTACTCTCGCACTCCCAAGAAACCAAACAGTGACTTCGGGGACATGGATCAACTTCACGGTTACCGCAACAAGCTCCAATCCCGCAAGAATAGTCACTCTGTCAGCATCACAGCTACCCCCGGGCGCGGCATTCGACTCATCAACTGGGCTCTTCTCATGGAAACCCAGTCCCAGCCAGACAGGATACTACGCGATCACCTTCGTTGCCACTGATGACAGCACCCCTCCGGTGACAACCACCCATGCTATGGGCATCCAAGTAGACAGAGCAGCAACTGCTCCGCCGGGTGGAGGGTCACCTGGAAGCTCGGGTGGAAGCTCGAGCGGCGGCTGTCTCTTGTGCGGCATTCCTGCAATCTCCAACAGCATGTGGCTGCTTTTGATAGGCGGCCTTCTTGGTCTGGTCACATCGCTTGCTCTCTTGACTATCAAAGCGCGCGCAAGTTTGGAGCACACGAAGAGGAGAATGAAGAGATTAACTCGGCAAGACTAGTCTTGGTCAACGTAAAGTCGTGAACCGGTTCTCGGTCGCGCATTTGAGGCCGAAGCCTGGGCCCTGAAAGTCGCCCGGAAGTACGGGGCGTTTCTCCGAGTCTTGCTTGAACCGCTACGAAGTTCCAAGCCGTCTCAACTAGAGGACCCGAACAGCTACCCTGCAGCCTTGACAGTACTGGTAGATGGCGAGGAGATCTCCAGGCACGCGTTTGACAGCCTCGGTCTGGACTAGAACATTAGCTAGAAGTTTTCCACAGACTAGGTGGGGGATCCCCTCGACGGTAAGGACGTCAATTCCCTGGCCGGTGATCTCAAGCTCTTTCACCAACTCATCGAGGGTAGCGACCGGAAACTCGTGAAAGGGCCGGTGGTTTGATGGAACCGATGTCAACTTAGACTCCTGCATCGAGAGATCCGTAACGCCCGAACGAATTGCGATCCGTCGCAAGGCCGTCACTAAGGTCAACCAACGACGGCCTAGCTTAAGCGTAAAGTTACCAGGCACACGCTGATCCCAGTTATCCGTTCAGGTCGAGGTTTTGGGCCTAGACGGACAGGGCTCAGGAAGGACCTGTCTGGAATTTGACCTGGCTGGCGTATGTGACTAGTCTGAATCCATGATGGGAGAAGGATTGAAACTTTCTAGTCAACGTCAGGGCGAAGCGGCTTGCCACCGAGTTACCGCGACTTCCATGGATCAACGGAGCCTTTTTCATTCAGAGATGGAGTCGACATATGCTCCCAAGTTGAAATCGGAAGCCATACTCGCCAAGTTGAAGAAAGAGAAGGAGATAGAGCTGACCGTTAGGGGTAGAAAGAGTGGGAAGTCTCTTCCTCGTCCCGTTTGGTTCGTCCTAAGGGGATCTGATGTGTTGCTACTCCCTGTTACGGGTACAGATTCGCAATGGTACAAGAACATAGTCCGGAACCCCCAGGTGAAGATCCGCGCGGACCGACAGACCTTCGAGGGCAAACTTTCAGTGCTAACCGAGAAAAGACAGGTTAACGAAGTCATCGAGTTGTTTAACACGAAGTACGGAGCTTCCGACATCAAGAAATACTATCCGAATCCGAACGTAGCCACTGCCCTACGACTCGGTTGAAACCACGAAGTCACTTATGATTGCCCTCTCCTGGGAGAATGCCTCTTCGGTCTACTCAATCTTCTGCTCAAGATTGAGCGGACTTCCCCCCTGAGCTCGAATTTCAAGCCCCGAACCGCAATCCGAGCATTGGTCCCAGAACCAAGACAATCAACATGAAGATCGCTGGGAAAACTCCGAGCACTAGGAATAGTATGACCTTGCCGGAAGTGCCTTCCTCATGCACACGGTGAGTCATCGTTGGACAAACCTTCGATCGAACTCTAAAACAGTTACCTTAGGATCTCAGTGAGAAGCACTGTCCATCTCGAGTTGATCCTAGAGGTTGCTCGGATGGAGCCTAAAGGATTTGAAAGGCCCCTGTTTCGCGGATGGCAGAGCACTTTGAGCCTGAACGTCACGATATTCAATATCGCCCTGAACTTGCTCTCTCAATGGAGCTATACGGGAGTATTCTTTCTAATGACACTTGAGGGCGCAACGCTTCCAGTTCCCAGCGAGGTCGTTCTACCGCTGACCGGCTTCCTGGTATACCAAGGCCGCCTCGAGTTTTGGGCCGCCGTTGCCGCAGCGACTCTCGGAAGCCTCGTAGGAACAATAGTCGACTTTGGGATTGGATACTATCTGGGCAGATCTGCCGTACTCCGGTACGGGAAGAAGATCAAGCTAAGCGAACGACATCTCTTGATAGCTGAGAGATGGTTCGCGAAACACGGTAGCGCGGCGGTCTTACTTGCAAGATTTGTCCCACTTCTTCGAACGCTCATAGCGTTCCCAGCTGGCGTGGCCAAGATGAGAATCGGCCGATTCCTAGCGTTCTCGACGGTCGGCATAGTCATATGGGATATCATCCTCATCTATCTAGGTGTTCTCGCGGGCCAGAATTATGCTTCAATTGTTAGCAGTTTGGATGCGACTCTGCCTTTGATTGGTTACGCAGCCCTAGGGGGAATCGTTCTGGCCCTGTTGTTTCTCCTGAGAAGAAGCCGCAAAGAGGAGAATCCGAACACAGGCACTTTCGCAACCTAGACGTCTCTATTTCGGCATTTCGAAAAATCGAGAACCTGGTACTGGAACTGCTTTGTACGCAACCGCTACATCAAAGAATGACGTTCCAGGCGGATAGACCTAACTACAATATCTTAACAAACCGGACTCTGGACTACCCCAATGGAAAAAAGTAGAAGCGCTGAAGAGTTGCTGCAATGCGACTCCATCTGCTCAAAACACGACGAACGGTGCGAACTCAAAGGGTATCAACAGGCCGCCTATCGCTACCACGGCCACAAAGACGCCGACGGCAAAATGTGTGTTTGGCCGAAGACCGTAATAGGATGAGCCGCGAGCGTGAGCCGAACGCCCACGTGAGAGCCGTGTCTAGAAGCAGTGCCTCAGCTGTCTGGTTACAGGAGCCGTATAGTGGCGATCTGACCATACATAGCACAAGGGTTGAGCTCGGAGGAATGCACCACGACTCTATCCAAGAAGCGGGTCCCAGTCAAAGCACTAGTCCTGCTTCTAATCTTCACGTTCGGCTCATTCTCGGTTAGCGGAACCGTTCTGCCCTTCGCTTTCAGCGACGCCCGAAGAGCTACCGGGAGCTTCGTGCTGACAATCAGCCCTTCTTCAGTTATGGTTCACCAAAGTATGAATGTAACTTCAACGGTTTCGATCGTAAGCATTCAAGGCTATTCCGGAACTGTTTCGCTTGCAGCACAGTCGCCTGGAGGAGGTTTGAAGGTCACATTCAGCCAAGGCAATGTCATTGTGCCTGCCAGAGGAACAGCGACTTCTACAATTACGATCCAAGCCGCAAAGAATGCTTCGATTGGAACATACACCATAATCATTACAGGGATCTCTGCGGTTGGGAGAAGGGTGGTTTCCAGCTCAACGATTTTGACCGTTGTCGTGAATTTACTGGCTGATTTCGATCTTTACGCCTACCCCTACTCCATTAATGTTGTAGCAGGAATGACCAATTCTACAAATATTATCCTCGACAGCAAAAACGGTTTCGGTGGATCAGTAACTCTCTCTGCGACCATGCCCTTCGGATTTCTGGGGGTGATGGGAGGTCAGAATCCGATGACACTTACGCCCGGAGGGACGTCCTATACAACCTTGCAAGTATCAGCCACCACTTCGACTCTGTTGGGAAAATACAATATTACGGTAACTGGTGTGAACGGAAATGTCAGTCACACATGTGTATTGGTCGTAAATGTTGTAGACCCTGTTCCCGAGTCTTTGACACTGTCCGGGTTTTCCGTCCTTTCACCCACTGGTCTGACATTGTTTCTACGCAATAATGGTAATACCCCGATAACGCTCCAAGCGTATACCATATCAGATGGTAATGGAGCATCGTGGGCACTTGCCAATTGGACAGGGACCACCGTACTTCCTGGAAGCTCTACTCCTGCAACGATCTTCATCGGGGTCAGCTGCGAATCATGCACCTATAGTGGAATACCCTTCGCGTTCCAACAATTCATCAGCGGTCACACCTACACCGTTACTGTCACAACGAAACTGAACAGCCAATTCACATTCCTTGTCCGTATTCCCTAGGCAAGTGACAGAAAACGGTGTTCTCCGAGTTTGACTGACTAGCCACTTTTCTAGCTTAGTTAGTCCCGCTTGTCTTTGCTACCCGGGAAAGAGAGGCAGGCGAATGTTGCCGAAGATAAAGAAGCTGCGAGCGCGCGCCGGTGAGGAGTAGCTTTCGGATAAAGTCAGCCTTAGAAATAACTCCCTCGCGATTGCGATAGTCCTCGTAAAGCGCATCGACCACTGCCCAATCACTTTCGTCCAGTCTGATCTGCTTGGAGAAGGGGACCCAGTCTTTGCTAGCCTTCGTCTCGGGCATTGCTGACAGCGTCAGTGGTCAGAAATAGGCTCTTTAGCCTATAGTTACCGAACACTTCTCGGAAAGAATACCAATTAGAGACAAAGAAGTTCCAAGCACGAATATTTGGTCATTCAACCAACCGCGCAAACATTACTCCGTTGCTGTTTGGTGTCACAGCTATTCGTGGCTAGAACGAGCTATTGTTTCTTTTTCGACTTTGGCGTCATCGCAATGGGAACGGGGGTCTTGGCCCGCGACCTGGAAACCAGTTTTCGATGCCTTGACGACTGACCCTCCCCTCCATTATGCATTTCCGTCGTCTTTAGCCAATCCGGTATTACAATAGCTCTGATCAGTTCTTGCACCGTGATATCCCTCTCATTAGCAATCTTTCGCAACTTTGTGTACGCGGAGTCTCCGAGAGATTGCATAAACTTAGACGACTTTATCGTCTCCACTGAGGGGGCCTTTTTCCTTCTCCAAGAACCTCGCTTCGACACCCGTATGGATGGCGCGATATAAGTTCGACCACTTGTATCGGTGACGGACTAACCTTTTGCGATACCGCGATTCCTGGAGATACAAAATTCAACCTAGGTTATGGCTCAGTTGATCGCGATCAAGTCGCCTATCCTAGATCATGAGCCCCTCCGCAGGCTAACTCGACGGCCGGCTCTAGGACATTTGATGAATCCAAGCATTCCACCGAGATCATCATTCACTGTCTAATCATGAATTGTGTCGACACGGCGAATTGTGCTTTCGTAGCTTACCACTTTCAACTCATGCCCGGTGGGCGTTCCCAATGATCCCAATCCAATGGAACAGAACTCCAAAGAGCCCTAAACAGAGAATGTCGAACCAGATCACTTGTCATTCGAGATTATCAGAATTGTACGAAGAGCGAAACGGCTCAGGCTAGTTCTGACTCTGAAGAGGATCCAGAGACCGTTTGCCCTATGGCCGTTAATTGCCGCGCTAGCCCGCCCTTTTAGGGCACTAGTTCGATTCGGGAAGAGCGGCGCAGTCAAAGTAGACCAATTGAAGCGGCCCATCCCAGTATACACTCTGTTACTAGTTCTCCTCATCGGAATAGCTGGCGGCGCGTATGCCTCCTCGTCCTTGATTCACGGTGCCTCGTATGCTGGTCCAAACGCCCCCGACTTTAGCGTCGCGCTGACTCCACCTTCCCTCACGCTGAGCCGTGGGTCAGTCGCCACTTTTGCGATCAAGCTCTCCAGCACCTACGGATTTGCGGGAAGTGTGAACCTGAATGCCACACCACCAGCTACGACTACGATATCCGCGGCTGCGAACCCGAACTCTGTCTCACTGCTCACGGGAACCAGCAGCTCGACGCTGACAGTGTACGTTCCAACATCCACCCCAACGGGAACCTTCACAATGAACTTGACAGGGTATAGTGGAAAACTATCGCACTCGGTCCAAGCATTCTTGCTGGTTGCATCTCCGCCTCCGCAGGACTTTACCATTACAGGGAATTCGACCTCCATAACCGTTTCACAGGGATCCTCCGCAACGTCAGCCCTGACCCTATCAAGCGTGAGCGGTTTTTCAGGAGCGGTGAACCTCACTGCAACGGTTTCACCAATCGTCGGGAACGGTCCTACGGCGACGCTGAATCCGACGATGGTTACTCTAACATCCGGCGGGACAGCAAGTTTACTACTTACTGTGTCAACGTCAGGCTTGACGCCTCGGAGAGGTTACACGATATTTGCCCTAGCTACCAGCGGTACATTTTCCCATTCGTTCTCAATTAGCCTGACCGTTCAATAATCGGGTAACGCTTCTAGGGTTGCGGTTGGGACCACAACTGCTGGAAAGTAGGATTAGGAAATCTGCGGGTTACTTTGCAGAGGACTCGTATGTTACTTCTCGAATGTTAGCTGAGTAGAGACCTACACTGCCGGCTTGAAGAAATATGGTGAAGGTCACCAGGTTAGGAACGGTCCAGCCTTGAGCCTCCCAAGCCTGGTTTGCATCTATGGAAATCGAGGTCCAGGTAGACGCCGCGATTGGAATTAGGGATGTCGCGTTGTATCCGGAGGGGGCAAACGTAGGCTTTGCCGTGCTATTGGAAAAGATGTAGGAAAGCTGGTGAGCGCCGTCAGTCACTGTTACTCCGATAGCTGCTCGGCTGCCAATGCTTGATGTTGCAGGATCGAATAGTGTTAGGTTCACGGTTGTAGCGTTGAGAAGAATCTTCTGAGAGAGCATCATCTTCTCAAGGTTGGTTGCTGAACTTGTATAGTTGAGTTGAAG
It encodes the following:
- a CDS encoding nitroreductase/quinone reductase family protein yields the protein MKSEAILAKLKKEKEIELTVRGRKSGKSLPRPVWFVLRGSDVLLLPVTGTDSQWYKNIVRNPQVKIRADRQTFEGKLSVLTEKRQVNEVIELFNTKYGASDIKKYYPNPNVATALRLG
- a CDS encoding DedA family protein — its product is MEPKGFERPLFRGWQSTLSLNVTIFNIALNLLSQWSYTGVFFLMTLEGATLPVPSEVVLPLTGFLVYQGRLEFWAAVAAATLGSLVGTIVDFGIGYYLGRSAVLRYGKKIKLSERHLLIAERWFAKHGSAAVLLARFVPLLRTLIAFPAGVAKMRIGRFLAFSTVGIVIWDIILIYLGVLAGQNYASIVSSLDATLPLIGYAALGGIVLALLFLLRRSRKEENPNTGTFAT